The following proteins are encoded in a genomic region of Candida albicans SC5314 chromosome 4, complete sequence:
- the AAT22 gene encoding Aat22p (Aspartate aminotransferase; nitrogen metabolism; similar but not orthologous to S. cerevisiae Aat2; clade-associated gene expression; protein levels decrease in stationary phase yeast; mutant is viable; flow model biofilm repressed), with translation MTVKSKFTHLTKEEPDPIIKTLTQYHQDQSPNKLDVSIGVYKSPDGLLYTFPSIIEAKEIYHNEKNYGHNYTTMSGIKEFINGSQQLLFGKDVITSDGEKKIASIQTIAGTGAIHMGLLFFMEAGYKNFYLGLPSWSNYIPMIETVGGKVNTYEYYNTANGEINFDTVKKTLIEAPKNSVFIFQTCCHNPTGADFNNDQWIEVVKLIKQYDHLVLMDTAYLGFSSGDLIKDSWILRYMYEEAEIEFVVAQSFSKNMGLYGERLGAVHVIVQDENYVDHAQSTLVANFRHECSFAPSFGARLAQIIFENDKLYQQWTKEVNQVTQRLQNLRQLVYQTLIKLETPGNWKTVIQQKGLFWYSGLTPQQNDRLISNHNVYSTSIGRVNIAGLNEQNVEYFCKAIDEVVRHNYE, from the coding sequence atgacagttaaatcaaaattcaCTCATTTAACTAAAGAAGAACCCGATCCAATCATCAAAACATTAACACAATATCATCAAGATCAATCACCTAATAAACTTGATGTTAGTATTGGAGTTTATAAATCTCCTGATGGATTATTATATACATTCCCATCAATAATTGAAGCTAAAGAAATTTAtcataatgaaaaaaattatggTCATAATTATACTACCATGAGTGgaattaaagaatttattaatggatcacaacaattattatttggtaAAGATGTTATCACTAGTGATGgtgagaaaaaaattgcttCAATTCAAACTATTGCTGGCACAGGAGCTATTCATATgggattattattttttatgGAAGCAGGATATaagaatttttatttagGTTTACCATCATGGCTGAATTATATCCCTATGATTGAAACTGTTGGTGGTAAAGTCAATACTTATGAATATTATAATACCGCCAATGGagaaattaattttgatacTGTTAAGAAAACCCTTATTGAAGCACCTAAAAATTCGGTATTTATTTTCCAAACATGTTGTCATAATCCTACAGGGGCAgattttaataatgatcaATGGATTGAAGTtgttaaattgattaaacaATATGATCATTTAGTATTAATGGATACTGCATATTTAGGATTTTCTAGTGgtgatttaattaaagattCTTGGATTCTTAGATATATGTACGAAGAAgctgaaattgaatttgttgttgctcaATCATTTCTGAAAAATATGGGATTATATGGTGAAAGATTAGGTGCGGTTCATGTTATTGTTCAAGATGAAAATTACGTTGATCATGCTCAATCTACATTGGTAGCTAATTTCCGTCATGAATGTTCATTTGCTCCTTCATTTGGAGCAAGATTAGCACaaatcatttttgaaaatgataaattatatcaacaatGGACAAAAGAAGTTAATCAAGTGACACAAAGATTACAAAATTTACGTCAATTGGTTTATCAAactttaattaaattggaAACTCCAGGAAATTGGAAAACTGTAATACAACAAAAAGGATTGTTTTGGTATAGTGGATTAACTCCTCAACAAAATGATCGATTGATTTCTAATCATAATGTTTATTCAACTAGTATTGGAAGAGTTAATATTGCTGGTTTAAATGAACAAAatgttgaatatttttgtaaGGCAATTGATGAAGTGGTAAGACATAATTATGAATAA
- the NAT4 gene encoding Nat4p (Putative histone acetyltransferase; involved in regulation of white-opaque switch; early-stage flow model biofilm induced; Spider biofilm induced), producing the protein MEEIAEDLSLNYLTDRFRLPNFETYIEASHNMDENQIDKFIQLIDDNLGDLYVESEQYNWKNNKKEEMLEPGLVYIWFTETTPEEEEEEELVGFLSFKLCEDVDDVFVLYLFEIHLTQKYQGQKLGQSLIDQFHEFAKSLQNSSHELYSMLQGTALTVFSNNTRALNWYKKMNYELTEGSPMDRKLRNGTVIKPVLYLMRREL; encoded by the coding sequence ATGGAAGAAATTGCTGAAGATTTGtcattgaattatttgacTGATAGATTTAGATTACCCAACTTTGAAACCTATATCGAAGCATCTCACAATATGGATGAAAACCAAATAGATAAATTTATACAACTAATAGATGACAACCTTGGTGATTTATATGTTGAAAGTGAACAATATAACTGGAAGAATAATAAGAAAGAGGAAATGTTAGAACCAGGGCTCGTATATATCTGGTTCACTGAAACTAcaccagaagaagaagaagaagaagaactaGTAGGTTTTTTATCATTCAAATTATGTGAAGACGTTGATGATGTATTTGTATTATACTTATTTGAAATCCATTTGACACAAAAATACCAAGGCCAGAAATTAGGACAACTgttaattgatcaatttcaCGAATTTGCCAAGAGTTTACAAAATTCATCTCATGAATTATATCTGATGTTACAAGGTACTGCTTTAACAGTTTTTTCTAACAATACAAGGGCTCTCAATTGGTAtaagaaaatgaattacGAATTGACTGAAGGATCACCTATGGATAGAAAATTAAGAAATGGTACTGTAATTAAGCctgttttatatttgatgCGAAGAGAATTGTAA
- a CDS encoding uncharacterized protein (Ortholog(s) have RNA binding activity, role in mRNA splicing, via spliceosome and U2 snRNP, U2-type prespliceosome localization) yields the protein MTSIPSDIKLPPSDVKQTIDKTVGYVIKNGKSFEERLLKNNKNDKFTFIKPDNEYFPYYKWKLDTSKKNQGSTETSTENQHQEEDIIIAKPPDLPFLIDLPIISQHDLDVIKITALYIAQNGESKIPKLLQHETKLNNRAQFEFLNESHSLHGLFQKYIQQYKIVIELYQNSHGENADQDQEYLQLRQLIKKPRGEYDILTQAYNRAQYIKQNKVIAKREQEESKARQLHYASIDWQDFSIVAKVDFNAIDAVKELSMPLKRDDLIKRSLDARSKDIELPKVAVAATTTSPVQVEVIDTKNQGSTQDQTDNNTSTPSAPPIKGMKIKAAGTSRLKKSSEANTSMTTTNTIKCPITGKLIPENEFDTHIKTLLRDPRYKKEQENYIRKNFSYASNITTDQVYENIKRFVKKRANVEDENPKKKKKA from the coding sequence ATGACTTCTATACCGTCTGATATAAAACTACCGCCATCTGATgtcaaacaaacaattgataaaacaGTAGGCTATGTTAttaaaaatggaaaatcTTTTGAAGAAcgattattgaaaaataataaaaatgataaattcaCTTTTATTAAACCAGATAATGAATATTTTCCTTATTATAAATGGAAATTAGATACgtcaaagaaaaatcaagGGCTGACTGAAACGTCAACTGAAAatcaacaccaagaagagGATATAATAATAGCAAAACCACCAGATTTACCCTTTTTAATAGATTTACCCATTATTTCACAACACGATTTAGATGTTATTAAGATAACGGCGTTATACATTGCTCAAAATGGTGAATCAAAAATCccaaaattattacaacaTGAAactaaattgaataatcgAGCTCAATTTGAGTTTTTAAATGAATCTCATTCTTTACATGgtttatttcaaaaatatattcaacaatataaaatCGTGATTGAATTGTATCAAAACTCTCATGGCGAAAACGCAGACCAAGACCAAGAATATCTTCAATTGCGacaattaataaagaaacCACGAGGAGAATATGATATCTTAACCCAAGCATATAATCGGGCCCAATATATAAAGCAAAATAAAGTGATTGCCAAGAGAGAACAAGAAGAGTCCAAAGCTCGACAATTACATTATGCACTGATTGATTGGcaagatttttcaatagttGCTAAAGTTGATTTTAATGCTATTGATGCGGTTAAAGAATTGAGTATGCCGTTAAAACGAgatgatttgataaaacGATCATTGGATGCCAGAAGtaaagatattgaattaCCAAAAGTAGCAGTGGCGGcgacaacaacatcacCAGTACAAGTTGAAGTAATTGATACCAAGAACCAAGGTCTGACCCAAGATCAGActgataataatacatCTACTCCATCTGCACCACCAATCAAGGGAATGAAAATTAAAGCTGCTGGAACTTCAcgattgaaaaaatcactGGAAGCAAACACTTCAATGACGACGACAAATACGATTAAATGCCCTATTACAGGTAAACTAATTCcagaaaatgaatttgatacaCATATAAAAACCTTGTTACGTGATCCAAGAtataaaaaagaacaagaaaattatATACGGAAGAATTTCAGTTATGCGTCCAATATTACAACTGATCAAGTAtatgaaaatattaaacGATTTGTGAAGAAAAGAGCTaatgttgaagatgaaaacccaaaaaagaaaaagaaagctTAG
- a CDS encoding uncharacterized protein (Protein of unknown function; Spider biofilm induced), which yields METPTTPNSKENSRNYTCQVTSPDITYNDIPSSPPMSVLNQLIKHQQARSTKLMKPFSSSSSPPNSETDDLSPLRTNKNRGKHYHHPVESSRSQNFNLRNKHDKIRQVRNQHRHDKLMINREKINDQQSKRDINDQYEKEYESITEGLDIDRLIEDEQNNTEIQGWLEHYEEEAEEREWEEDADLIDMIQSLELEDKAMN from the coding sequence ATGGAAACCCCAACTACACCAAActcaaaagaaaattccAGAAATTACACGTGTCAAGTAACGTCTCCTGATATCACATATAATGATATACCATCATCGCCTCCCATGAGTGTGTTAAATCAACTTATTAAACACCAACAAGCACGTTCAACAAAACTTATGAAAcctttttcatcatcttcatctccACCTAATAGTGAAACTGATGATTTACTGCCATTGAGAACCAATAAAAACAGAGGAaaacattatcatcatcccGTGGAATCCCTGAGGAGtcaaaatttcaatctTCGAAATAAACACGATAAAATCCGTCAAGTGAGGAATCAACATCGTcatgataaattaatgataaatcgagagaaaataaatgatcAACAATCTAAACGAGATATTAATGATCAATACGAAAAAGAGTACGAAAGTATAACTGAAGGTTTGGATATTGATAGGCTAATTGAAGATGAACAAAACAATACTGAAATTCAGGGGTGGTTAGAGCATTATGAAGAAGAGGCTGAAGAACGTGAATGGGAGGAAGATgctgatttgattgatatgATACAGAGTTTAGAATTAGAGGATAAAGCAATGAATTGA
- the RPS6A gene encoding 40S ribosomal protein eS6 (Ribosomal protein 6A; localizes to cell surface of yeast cells but not hyphae; repressed upon phagocytosis by murine macrophage; possibly essential; Hap43-induced; Spider biofilm repressed): MKLNISYPANGTQKSIDIDDEHKLRVFYEKRMGQEVEGDSVGDEFKGYIFKITGGNDKQGFPMKQGVMHPTRVRLLLSKGHSCYRPRRTGERKRKSVRGCIVAQDLSVLALSIVKQGDNEIEGLTDTTVPKRLGPKRANHIRKFFGLTKEDDVRDFVVRREVTKGDKTYTKAPKIQRLVTPQTLQRKRALKAKKVKNAQQQRDAAAEYAQLLAKRLHERKEERAEIKKKRAESLKN, encoded by the exons ATGAAG TTAAACATCTCATATCCAGCCAACGGTACTCAAAAATCTATTGATATCGATGATGAACACAAATTACGTGTTTTCTACGAAAAAAGAATGGGTCAAGAAGTTGAAGGTGACTCAGTTGGAGATGAATTCAAAGGTTACATCTTCAAAATCACTGGTGGTAACGATAAACAAGGTTTCCCAATGAAACAAGGTGTTATGCACCCAACCAGAGttagattattattatctaaAGGTCACTCTTGTTACAGACCAAGAAGAACTggtgaaagaaaaagaaaatccGTTAGAGGTTGTATTGTTGCTCAAGATTTGTCAGTTTTGGCTTTGTCTATTGTTAAACAAGGTGacaatgaaattgaaggaTTAACTGACACCACTGTTCCAAAAAGATTAGGTCCAAAGAGAGCTAACCACATTAGAAAATTCTTTGGTTTAActaaagaagatgatgTTAGAGATTTCGTTGTTAGAAGAGAAGTTACTAAAGGTGACAAAACTTACACCAAAGCTCCAAAGATTCAAAGATTAGTTACTCCACAAACTTTACAAAGAAAGAGAGCTTTGAAAGCTAAAAAAGTCAAGAAtgctcaacaacaaagagaTGCTGCTGCTGAATACGCTCAATTGTTGGCTAAGAGATTGCatgaaagaaaagaagaaagagctgaaattaaaaagaagagaGCTGAATCTTTAAAGAACTAA
- the RLM1 gene encoding Rlm1p (Putative transcription factor; required for wild-type resistance to cell wall perturbation, caspofungin treatment; regulates caspofungin induction of PGA13), giving the protein MGRRKIEIEPLTDDRNRTVTFVKRKAGLFKKAHELAVLCQVDLTVIIVGNNNKVYEYSTVEANEIFNAYNKTIKVRKQVHESKSPEYYSKFRKKRHLNEPLMNKSGSVVGTNTHLNDEDYDHNVHEAGDEDSEYESDDNSPQPKRHKRSESVKKEQNPKVFNSTQPPPPPPPPHISLNNVPTFTNPQNYKKQIDETNNTSAPPATGTKNEPTMQRPVLRVQIPNDAKSNTNNSHSGVNNSDGKDTARTVTAVDNSATNQNTQSSNTTSGTGTADTNSSQLNSNGNSNLVPANVPNTRFSGYSSFRSPDSRKPTLPLPLQTKSQTSSPASAVAPGLPLTGGSNAYFAGMQQSPVGGSYVNYPAQVYQQYQQFQNQLQLQEQQQQQQKQQSQPQPSSQSVGNQNAQLESAARFRSGLPTGTQFNNGEQTPISGLPSRYVNDMFPFPSPSNFLAPQDWPSGITPTTHLPQYFVNMPLSGIGSQQSQQQQQQQQQQQQQQQQQQQQQQQQQQQQQQQQQQQNAQQQSQVPVIPIQTQTSQQMASTTNHKSANLIPGFLQNPTQATGNSANASKSSDAGDGTNPTTAGSSSSADVNNTNNGPNKNT; this is encoded by the coding sequence atgggtAGAAGAAAGATTGAAATAGAACCATTGACAGACGATAGAAATCGTACAGTGACTTTTGTGAAGCGTAAGGCAGGGTTATTTAAAAAAGCTCATGAATTAGCTGTGCTCTGTCAAGTGGATTTAACGGTTATTATCGTTggcaataataataaagtatATGAATATTCTACTGTTGAGGCAAATGAGATTTTTAATGCCTATAATAAAACCATTAAAGTCAGAAAACAAGTACATGAATCGAAGTCTCCAGAATATTATTCGAAATTTAGAAAGAAACGACATTTAAATGAACCACTTATGAATAAATCAGGGTCTGTAGTTGGCACTAATACACATTTGAACGATGAAGACTATGATCATAATGTTCATGAAGCGGGCGATGAGGATTCGGAATATGAAAGCGATGATAATTCTCCACAACCTAAACGGCACAAAAGATCAGAGTCGGTTAAAAAAGAGCAAAACCCCAAAGTGTTTAATAGTACCCAACCTCCACCACCGCCTCCACCACCTCATATATCTTTAAATAATGTTCCAACATTTACCAACCCccaaaattacaaaaaacaGATTGATGAGACAAATAACACTTCGGCACCGCCCGCTACTGGGACAAAAAATGAACCAACGATGCAACGACCAGTATTGAGGGTACAAATACCGAATGATGCCAAGAGCAATACGAATAATTCCCATAGTGGTGTTAATAATAGTGATGGCAAGGACACGGCGAGAACAGTGACGGCAGTCGACAATAGTGCAACCAACCAAAACACTCAATCGAGCAATACAACATCAGGTACAGGGACTGCTGATACCAATTCATCGCAACTAAATTCAAATGGTAATAGTAATTTAGTGCCTGCGAATGTTCCAAATACCAGGTTTTCGGGATATTCATCGTTTCGATCACCAGACTCACGAAAACCAACACTACCGTTACCTTTGCAAACCAAATCACAAACGTCATCTCCAGCTAGTGCTGTAGCACCAGGTTTACCATTGACAGGAGGAAGCAATGCATATTTTGCAGGAATGCAACAATCACCCGTGGGTGGTTCGTATGTCAATTATCCAGCCCAAGTATATCAGCAGTATCAACAGTTCCAAAAtcaactacaactacaagaacaacaacagcaacagcaaaaacaacaatctCAGCCGCAGCCATCATCGCAACTGGTTGGAAATCAAAATGCACAATTGGAATCAGCAGCACGATTCCGTTCTGGTTTACCGACAGGGACACAATTTAATAATGGTGAACAAACACCAATTTCAGGATTGCCATCACGATACGTTAATGATATGTTCCCCTTCCCATCTCCATCAAACTTTCTTGCACCTCAAGATTGGCCATCAGGTATAACACCAACTACTCATCTACCACAGTATTTTGTGAATATGCCATTGAGTGGAATTGGACTGCAACAactgcaacaacaacaacaacaacaacaacaacaacaacaacaacaacaacaacaacaacaacaacaacaacaacaacaacaacagcaacaacagcaacaacagcagcagaATGCCCAACAGCAACTGCAAGTACCTGTTATCCCAATACAAACACAAACATCACAACAAATGGCTTCAACTACCAATCACAAATCAGCTAATCTAATACCAGGGTTTTTACAAAACCCAACACAAGCCACTGGAAATTCGGCAAATGCTTCCAAGCTGAGTGATGCTGGTGATGGTACTAATCCAACCACAGCAGGAAGTTCAAGTTCAGCAGATGTCAATAACACCAACAATGGACCTAATAAAAATACATAA
- a CDS encoding uncharacterized protein (Protein of unknown function; hyphal-induced expression, regulated by Cyr1, Ras1, Efg1; Spider biofilm induced) — MSSKQQDVPLEELDQRPQINVNDKPITDEPKASPAMKQEPQSNNENSQNLKSKESSNPNNGSSSSDSDSDSDSDDDINSHFTATSGYQRESNECTEFCIECCTCFGVLNCCPNNGEGCVTNMATFIGNMLFACCKC, encoded by the coding sequence ATGTCCCTGAAACAACAAGATGTTCCATTAGAAGAATTAGATCAAAGACCACAAATAAACGTTAATGATAAACCTATTACCGATGAACCAAAGGCTTCACCAGCTATGAAACAAGAGCcacaatcaaataatgaaaattcacaaaatctaaaatcaaaagaatcAAGTAACCCGAATAACGGATCATCTAGTTCTGATTCTGATTCCGATTCAGATAGTGATGACGATATCAACTCGCATTTTACTGCTACTAGTGGTTATCAAAGAGAATCAAATGAATGTACTGAATTTTGTATTGAATGTTGTACTTGTTTTGGTGTTCTTAATTGTTGTCCAAACAATGGTGAAGGTTGTGTCACCAATATGGCTACATTCATTGGTAATATGCTTTTTGCTTGTTGCAAATGTTGA
- a CDS encoding uncharacterized protein (Protein with a glycoside hydrolase domain; mutants are viable), with protein MNRKSTLNQKRSATISEFRFITEENTEANALSQQEQQQPQLKQDQSSLQQHKRTQSQTKLTKVLPYKVTRSKSVHAFQEYGKGFVGSPLMNSSIKSSQINSPQSKKLIKKQITPLQPTPPIISPIPIPQQPSTSIAVASEESRLPVPPPPSPPPVPQPPPPIHPSPFISNTIDDDNAQTSLSYSSNLLNYCQESVATPTYPVVATKNSDSGVRNATVIYRKKNTEELDYNLNEISPISYDTNSLRVVKRQSKLSANSKLEAHTLSNDFKLEKDKILSPDLEIVTAKAEDNDDTNIEIKQKNILETPTSFDNNQTPKIVGDNDSYTSPVSTELFSNITRRGFWWIIVILLGIIVILIGGFAPAVFILGKGTKTSVGKYFSDPKNLPMLYLLSSKYLTKVEEPLEHIHKPNSIEGLSEELRQDSEVVSLMSIVTNALFFGVAYSPSNALEPQCGFTRRDAMLDLARLSTITTKIRNYGMHCDQSEFILDAIEYMNLNMTLAMGVWIGSNDTVNEEQMNTMKRIVAKYPNPSELINSIYIGNEVLFREDKTRDELIEYIQDAKTFLQSKGIDDIPVGTSEIGSLVDSPLLQVCDIVGANIHPFFAGVPVEFATIWSLEFLNFQVQPYNEYNTKIVLSEIGWPSGGGTFGSSVASLSNSEYFANDFLCTFRDLPIEYYYFEAFDEPWKEIFWEGNRRWETQWGVFQDDRSPKFALQNIGCV; from the coding sequence ATGAATCGGAAGTCAACTTTAAATCAAAAGCGTTCAGCGACTATTTCTGAATTCCGATTTATTACTGAAGAAAATACGGAAGCAAATGCATTGCTGCAACAAGAACAGCAACAACCCCAATTAAAACAAGATCAGTCACTGTTGCAGCAACACAAGCGTACTCAAAGTCAAACCAAACTAACAAAAGTACTTCCCTATAAAGTTACTAGATCCAAATCAGTTCATGCATTTCAAGAATACGGTAAAGGGTTTGTTGGTTCCCCGTTAATGAACTCCTCGATTAAATCCTCACAAATAAATCTGCCGCAATCGAAGaagttgataaaaaaacaaataacaCCTTTGCAACCAACTCCTCCAATAATTTCgccaattccaattccacAGCAACCTTCGACATCTATTGCAGTGGCATCAGAGGAACTGCGATTACCAGTACCACCCccaccatcaccaccaccagtaCCACAACCTCCACCTCCAATTCATCCTTCACCATTTATTAGCAACactattgatgatgataatgctCAAACTTCGTTATCTTATTCTTCCAATTTGCTCAATTATTGTCAAGAAAGTGTAGCTACACCTACGTATCCAGTAGTAGCCACAAAAAACTCCGATAGTGGAGTTCGCAATGCAACTGTAATTTAccgcaaaaaaaatactgaGGAGTTagattataatttaaatgaaatatcGCCAATATCATATGACACTAATTCACTTAGGGTGGTTAAAAGACAGAGCAAACTTTCTGCTAACTCCAAATTAGAAGCACATACCTTAAGTAATGACTTTAAATTGGAAAAGGATAAAATTTTGTCACCAGATTTGGAAATAGTGACGGCAAAAGCtgaagataatgatgatactAATATAGAAATAAAGcaaaagaatattttggAAACCCCCACAAGTTTTGATAACAATCAGACTCCCAAAATCGTTGGTGATAACGATTCTTACACTTCCCCAGTGTCAACtgaattgttttcaaatataacCAGAAGAGGGTTTTGGTGGATTATTGTGATCTTATTAGGCATAATTGTAATTTTAATTGGTGGATTTGCTCCTGCGGTGTTTATTTTGGGGAAAGGAACTAAGACTTCGGTGGGAAAATATTTCAGTGACCCCAAGAATTTACCCATGTTGTATTTATTATCACTGAAATATTTGACCAAAGTCGAAGAGCCTCTCGAACATATTCATAaaccaaattcaattgaaggGCTTAGTGAGGAGTTGCGACAAGATAGTGAGGTGGTTTCATTGATGAGTATTGTTACTAACgctttattttttggaGTTGCGTATTCTCCGAGCAATGCGTTGGAACCGCAGTGTGGGTTTACAAGAAGAGACGCAATGTTAGATTTGGCTAGGTTATCTACTATTACCACGAAAATTAGAAATTATGGTATGCACTGTGATCAAAGTGAATTCATTTTGGATGCAATTGAATATATGAATCTAAATATGACTTTAGCAATGGGGGTTTGGATTGGATCTAATGATACTGTAAACGAAGAACAAATGAATACAATGAAAAGAATTGTTGCCAAGTACCCAAACCCACTGGAATTAATCAATTCGATATATATTGGTAATGAAGTGTTATTTCGAGAAGATAAGACAAGAGATGAATTAATCGAGTATATTCAAGACGCCAAAACATTTTTGCAATCAAAAGGGATTGATGATATCCCCGTAGGAACATCTGAAATTGGTTCTTTGGTAGATCTGCCTCTTTTGCAAGTTTGTGATATTGTTGGTGCCAACATTCATCCTTTTTTCGCTGGAGTTCCAGTGGAATTTGCAACCATTTGGTCTTTAGAATTTCTTAATTTCCAAGTTCAACCATACAATGAATATAATACAAAAATCGTACTTTCAGAAATTGGTTGGCCAAGTGGTGGTGGCACATTTGGTTCCTCGGTTGCCAGTTTATCTAATCTGGAATATTTTGctaatgattttttgtGTACATTTCGAGATTTACCAATTgagtattattattttgaagCATTTGATGAACCATggaaagaaattttttgggAAGGTAATAGAAGATGGGAAACTCAATGGGGGGTATTCCAAGACGATAGACTGCCAAAATTTGCTTTACAAAATATAGGATGTGTGTAA